GGTGCAGCGCCGGCGAGTGCCGGTCAAGGACGATGGGATCGTCCTCCTGCCCGTATAGATAAAGGATCTCTTCGCGCTTCGCGATTGACGCCAGCGGCTGATTGATAATCCCGAGCGACTCCAGCGCCTCAGCCGCCGAATGCAGTTGCCCTACGCCGCCGTCAATCAGAATTAGGGATGGCATCGGCTTCTTGTCTTCCAGCACCCGCTTGTACCGCCGGCCGACGACCTCGCGCATCGACGCGAAATCGTCCACGCCCATCACGCCCTTGATCATGAATTTCCGGTACTCGGAGTTGCGCATCTTCCCGTCTTCCCACACCACCATGCTCGCAACCGTCTCCGCTCCCTGGATATGCGAAATATCGAAGCACTCAATCCGCTTCGGCAACTCCGGCAGCATGAACACGTCCTGCAGCACCGACTTCAGAACATCCGTCCGCGGCTTCATTACCCGGAAGCGCTGATCGTACGACTGCTTCGCATTCGAGCCGACCAGATCGACGAGCGACCTCTTCTCGCCCTTCTGCGGAACGATGATGTGAACCCGCTGTCCGCGTTTTTCGCTGAGCAAATCCTCCAGCGCCGCGCGATCTTCGAAATCCACCGGAATGTAAACCTGTCGCGGCACATATTGCTGGTCGAGGTAAAGCTGCTTCAGGAGGGTTGAGAAGAACTCGCCGACATCGAACGTCGCACTCAACTCCAACTCGCCCAAGTCTTCCCAGAAGAACTCCCGCCGATCGAGCACCTTGCCGCCGCGCATATGAAACAAGTTCACAGCCAGCATGTGATTCTCATAGTGGTACCCAAGCACGTCCGCATCGTCGTTCTCCGACGTCGCGATCCGCTGCTTGTCCTGAACATTCTCGACTGTCGTGATCAGGTCCCGATACTTCGCCGCCAGTTCATACTGCTGATTCTCCGCCGCCGACATCATTCTCTCTTCCAGCGACTTCGACAGGTCCCCATGCCTCCCCTCAAGGAACATGCGAACGTCATGTACCGCCTCGCCATACGCTTCCGGCGTAGTTAGCCCCGCAACGCAAGGCCCCAGGCACCGCTTGATGTAGTACTGCAAGCACGGCCTCGGATGATCCTTATTCAAATCCACGGTGCACGACGGCACGAGGAAATGCCTGTGAATGAGATCGACGATCCGGTACGCCAGGGAGGCAGGGAAGTACGGTCCAAAGTAGAGCGATCCATCCTTCCGCAGCCGACGCGTGACATACACCCGCGGATACCGCTCGCCAACCGTCAGTTTGATCGACGGGTAACTCTTGTCGTCCCTGAGGAGGATGTTGTACCGGGGCTTCTTCTGTTTTATGAGGTTGTTCTCGAGCGCCAGCGCCTCGTGCTCGTTGTCGACCACGATGTACTCGACATCGACCGCCTCCCGCAGCAGCGATCCGGTCTTCGCGTCCTCGGCCGCCCCTTCGACAAAATACGACCGCACGCGTGCCTTCAGGCTCTTCGCCTTTCCGACGTAAATGACCTTGCCCTCGGCATTCTTGTACATGTAAACGCCGGGCCGCGTCGGCAGCGTCCGTATTTTCTCGTGAAGGTCCATCTCAAATCAGTTTCCGGTACATGGAACCCGGAACCCGGTACCTTGCACCCAGCTTACTCCCGGGCAGCAAAGGTAAAAACCGCCGTTCGCGTCCACCTTCCTTCCAGGAACAACAGGTAAAAAATCCATCCTGCCGTCCCGGAATGCTCCGTCCAAACCGCTCAAGCCCGGCGGTCAGGGTTCCACATCCAGCCAACTGATTGGAAAGAAGCAGCTTAGCGCTCCCGTAGAAATCACCCGATTGGCAACTGCCGTGCTCTATCCAGAGCAGGCAACGCTCGACTGTGCCGCCCTGTTAGGCGGACGGCTCCCAAGGGTTCGAGCTGCCAAGACATCCGTAGCCGCCCGGTTCTCCGGGCAAGCAAGGAGCCCAGACATGAAGCGTTTTCCTGTGGCAGCAGCCATCATCCTGACGGGTACTCTGGCGTTCACCGCCGGATGCACAACCAAGAAGACCGTCGCGCGCGAAACCGCGCCTCTCATCAACAAGACTAATGAATTAGATGATCTCACGGCCAAGACGACCCGCGGCATCAAGGACTTGGACGCCCGCACCACGCAGGGTCTCAATGACGTGAACTCAAAGTCCGCCGCTGCCGATCAGAAAGCCCAGGCCGCCCAGCAGTCGGCCGATCAGGCCAGCCAGGCTGCCAACACGGCAATGACCGGCGTTAATACGCTGTCCAACCAGGTCGCCAACCTCGACAATTATCACGCCGTAGTCGAAACCACCGTTCACTTCGGTTTCGACAAGGCTGACTTGACCCAGAAGGCCAAGGACGCCCTCGACAAACTCGCCGCCGAGATCCCGAACACCAAGGGTTACATCGTGGCCGTGGATGGCAACACCGACTCGGTCGGTCCGTCTGACTACAACTACCAGCTCAGCCAGCGTCGCGCCCGTGCCGTCATCCAATATCTGGCTGCCGAGCACCAGGTCCCGGCTCACAAGATCTACGTTATCGGCCTCGGCAAGGATAAGCCGGTGGCGAAGAACAACACCCGCGAAGGCCGCGCCGAGAACCGCCGCGTCGACGTGAAGCTGATGACCAACGTCGTGGGTGCGCAGGAAGCGCAGGCCCCGGCTCAAGCTCCAACTACAGCTCAACAGTAGTCTTCTCGTACTCCCCCAAATGCCCGAAAGGGCTGCCAACTACCCGCCCGCAAGGGCGGGTTTTTTGCGGCTGGTTTCCACAGCAACTTTTTGACATCGGATTGCAGTGCCGCCGCATCTCAGCAATTCAGGGCGACAAGATGTGGTGGACAGTCGGTCTTGACATCGTCGTCGTCGGTCTTCTGGTCTTGCTCTGGTACAGCTTGTGTCTGCGCTGGAACCGTCGTCGCGGGCGGAAACTGCTCTCGAATATCGAGAACACCTTTTCCGCTTACGGACACGTTTGCGGCGTCAAGTGGCAGTCAGCTTCCCAGTTGCAGGTCCGGCTGCGTCTCACTGCGTGCGCGTTCACCAATTCAACCGTGACCATCCGAATGTATCCGCTGCAACGGCCGCTCGGTTGGATCGTTTCGCGCCTGCGTCGCGAGCGCGAGACGTTTACCTTCGACGCGAACCTGCTCTGTCCGCCGCAGTTCAATCTCGAAATCCGGAATCAGCGTCGTGTCGCGAAACTCAAGTCCACGAAACTTGGAATAACGCGCCGATTGCCAAAGGGCTCAGTCGTCCACTTGCACCGGCTCGGGCCTTTCATCCTGACCAGCCGCCGCGACTGGCAGCGCGACGTCGCCAGTTCCGTTCAGTCGCTCGCCAATGCCCGCGACTCCGACCTGATCTCCGTCTCTTTCCACCGCAACTCACCAAACTTCTCGGCGACCCTGCCTCTCTCGGCGCTTGCCGGCCTCAGCAGCTCGCGCGAACGCCTCTTCGATTCTCTCCGCGACCTCGCCTCCAGCGTCTCCGCCGCCCGGCGCTAATCTCTTCACCTGAAGCTGGTCGCTGGGGTTGTGAGTCACAGTCCGACACAAACCCAGGCCAGTCATACACATAGCGAGTCATAAATGAATCCGCGACGAGTCCTTTGACTCTCCCGCCGCCCCCGGTTATTCCATCTCCATGAGGGGAGGAACCATGAAGAATTCAACTCGAGCGGCCAGGGCGATCTTTCCAGTGATCGGAATTGTGCTCCTGTCGTGTAGCGCTCCCGCATTCGCACAGGTATTGAAGGGCTCAACCGCACCGCAGCGCAGCTCTGCGACCATCTCGCGGACTCCGCCTGCGAACCTTCGCATGATCACCAGCGAAGCCGATTACGAGAAATTGGCGGCTCAAGCACATTACTTACCCGCGAACGGCAGCGCCCGCACCATCCGGAATCTCGCTGCATCGTCCGCCCAAATGTCGCTGTTCAGCCAGCTCTCGCTGCAGAAACAATCGGCCAACACGGACCTGATGCAGATTCGCGCTGCCCGCATGCAAAAAACGCCCATCGCGGTCCAACCGCAAACGGGGACGCTGAACTCTCGTATGGTCGGCGCCTCCAACACCCGCACCTCGGCTACCATGCCGCCTGCTCCGTCGCAAATCGGACCGGGAACGGTGCAAAGCCAAAGGACAGGCGCTTCGCGCTACGCTACGATATCGAACAACACGCATATCAGCGCATGTCCGTTCTCCAACGGCCAGGTCGCCATCGGCAAGATGAGCGGTCCTGGCCAGTCGATGACCTTCACGCCCATTCCCGAATACAACCTCTACACCATTCATGGCTGCAACTTCGGCGACGCCGTCGCCGGCAACAAGGCATGGATCTACACCGCCGGCTTCCACGCCGACTTCGGCATCGAGGAGTGGAGCGACAGCATGATCGTCCTCAAACTGGGCGAGAACATCAGCGGCGTCGGTGACATGTCGAACCTGACTCTGGTCGTCCATCGCGCCGACGGCAAGGAGGCTCAAGCTACCGGCTACAAGTTCTACGCTGCGCGAGTCGACAAGCCCATCCTGCTCAAGTACGTTCCTCCCGGATGGCGAAAGCTGGATTACTCCGTGAACGGCGTCCACCATTGGGGCTGGAAGGCGTCTCCTACCAGCGATTCGCCGATCCCGACGACGAACCTCACGATCCCAAGCGACGCGCGGAACTCGTCGATCTATGTCACCCGCGGACTGAACGAGAAATTCTCCAAGACCGCGACCGATTACTTCGACTTCAGCAAGCTGCCACCGGGCTGGGTCGTGGATTCGGTGATGTGGGAGAACTATCCGACGAACTGTTTTGGCGTTGTGACTTCACGGGAAGATTACGGCCAATGGAATGTGAACTTGAACGGTTCGACCGTGCAGGTCGACTGGGGCGATGAATCCTGCTCCGGTTGGGTTCCCCCGTTCTTTGGATACCAGGATCACACCGCGTCGACTTACTCGCTTCAGGTCTTCGTCAAGGGTCCCCGCGGAACCGACAACCAGCTTCCGCACATGTGAACCGAAGGCTCTTTCTGTCCTTGCGGGTCCGTAGTCCCAGCTCTAACTCCCCGTCCTCGCTTCGCCAGGGCGGGGCTTTTGTCTGGACCGACCCCCTATATTGGGCTTCGCCTGTTTTCAGTCACTTACGGAAATTTTCCGTGTAGCGCGCTGAGAACAAAGAATTTAAATCTGAAAATACCCCGCCGGCGTTTGTTTGCAGGAATTTGCGTGCGAAAAATGTGTTTTTCGCTGCGTGTTGTCGGACAGGACATTGTTTCGTCGCCAGTCGCAAGTCTCAGGTCGCAAAAGGCCGGTTCTCAGTTCTCAGTGAAAGCGAAAAACCAAATCAGTAAAGACCGGAGAGCGAGTCCGAAGCACGGCTGGAGGTAGCCCAGGAAACGAGATATCTTTACGCTCGGAATTTCCGCAGCGGGGCTCAGATCACCCCAGCGCTGAACGCGCCGGGGAACCCTGGGAGGCTGATGATTTCGACAGGTGCGCGGGTTGTGAAAGAGCGAACAACCCCACCCCTCGCTGCGCGAGAAGGGTGGGGCACAAATACTGACGGCGCCCGCTGGGGGCGCCGCTGGAAGGACTGTGTCCAGAACTATTGTAAATGGTGAGGTCAAGGGTTTCGGCGGTTTGGGATGAAGAAGTTTCGTCGAGTTCAAAAATGGGAAAAGTCATGAACGATTGAGCAAATTCCGATGCTTGCAGTTGCCAATCAAGTTCTACGGGCAAAGAACGTGACGCGAAAGCGGACTCGACTACTTCGGGCAAGATACTACGGCCGCGAAGGAGGATGAACCAGAAATGTTGGATGTGTGCCTGCCCACGTTAGCGTCCAACCGCGGGACGCGAACGTGGGCACAAAAGGTTCGTCACGCTAGGCGTGTGAGTGGTCGCAAGCGCCAGTTTCCATTATGGCGGCATTGCCTTTGAGGTGAGCCGTCATGGCGTCTTCGACGGAGTGCGCGCCTCGGACCATGACAGGCTGGATGCCGTTGGCGCGAAGAGCGCTGACGGCTCCGGCGCCCATGCCGCCGCAGAGGACGAAGCTACAGTCGGAGAGCAATTCGACGATGCTGTTGTGGTGATGCGTTCCCTGATGCTCGCCATGATGCTGTCCGTCGTGGTGCCCGCACTGACCCTGGGCGTGCGGCGTGTGGTTGTTGGCGCGAAGCTCGCGCCGGTGGAAGTCCTTGCCTTCAACATCAAAAATCACGAATCCCATGCTTCGCCCGAAATGCTGCGAGAGCAAAGTTCCATCCGTGGTTGCAACTGCTACTTTCATTTAAACCCTTCTTCCCGGAATAAGTGCGATTCCTATTGATCGTTTGTACCTAAGGTGTAATATACACCTAAATGTCAAATACAAGTATGACGCCGATGACGATGGTTCGAGTTGGCGGCAGTAAAGGCGGTGCAAATGCCTAGACGCGGATGTCCGCGGCACGGAGCCGATCACCCGTGCACGTGCGCGATGGGGAACATTTACCGGTTCATCGAGCCGGTGTTGCTGCTGATCCTGAAGGAGAAGGGGCACTCATACGGGTATGAGTTGTCGGAGCGTCTCGGCGACCATGCGTTGACGGACGCGCAGGTGGAGCGTGCGGCGCTGTACCGGACGTTGCGCACACTGGAGGCGAATGGCTACGTCACTTCGAGGTGGAACACGCAGAATGGGGGACCGGCGCGCCGGGTGTATTCGCTGACGAAGACCGGTCACGCGCACCTGGGCGAGTGGGCCGAAGTGATGGAGCGGTTGGGCGATGCGATGAAGACATTTTCAAAGAAAGCTGCAAGGAATGGACGATGAGAGCAGAGGAGAGTGATTCGAACTCGAGGAGTTGTGGGAATGTTGTCAGGGTGTTGAGTCTCATTGTAGTTCTTTGTGCGTTCTCCACGGTGGGCGATTCGGCGGACAAACCTGACCTGGATCGTTTCGCCAAATGCCTGGCGAGCAAGAAGGTCACGATGTACGGCAGTCACCTGTGTCCGCATTGCGAGGATCAGAAACGCCTTTTCGGAAGCTCTTTTAAATACGTTCCTTACGTGGAGTGCTCGATACCGGGAAGCCGTCAGATGACGTTCGATTGCCAAGTCGAGATGATTCGATATACGCCGACGTGGATTCTTGCCAGCGAAGAGCGCCTTGTGGGCACACAGTCGCTGCAAACGTTGAGCGACAAAACGGGATGTCCGCTGCGATGAAGAACAAACTGACGATTGCAATCGTGTTGTTGTGTTGTGCCGGGGGAATTCTGTCGGGAGTGTCGCTGTGGAACCACTACAGCGCGTCAGCGACGGAATATTGCGACCTGAGCGAGATGTTCAACTGCGACCTGGTGAACCGCAGCATTTATTCGGTGTTCATGGGTG
Above is a genomic segment from Terriglobia bacterium containing:
- the uvrC gene encoding excinuclease ABC subunit UvrC, with the translated sequence MDLHEKIRTLPTRPGVYMYKNAEGKVIYVGKAKSLKARVRSYFVEGAAEDAKTGSLLREAVDVEYIVVDNEHEALALENNLIKQKKPRYNILLRDDKSYPSIKLTVGERYPRVYVTRRLRKDGSLYFGPYFPASLAYRIVDLIHRHFLVPSCTVDLNKDHPRPCLQYYIKRCLGPCVAGLTTPEAYGEAVHDVRMFLEGRHGDLSKSLEERMMSAAENQQYELAAKYRDLITTVENVQDKQRIATSENDDADVLGYHYENHMLAVNLFHMRGGKVLDRREFFWEDLGELELSATFDVGEFFSTLLKQLYLDQQYVPRQVYIPVDFEDRAALEDLLSEKRGQRVHIIVPQKGEKRSLVDLVGSNAKQSYDQRFRVMKPRTDVLKSVLQDVFMLPELPKRIECFDISHIQGAETVASMVVWEDGKMRNSEYRKFMIKGVMGVDDFASMREVVGRRYKRVLEDKKPMPSLILIDGGVGQLHSAAEALESLGIINQPLASIAKREEILYLYGQEDDPIVLDRHSPALHLIQQVRDEAHRFAVTYHRKRREIRDRHSELLDIPGIGDTTRTRLLQHFGSLEAVRNANTTALGAVVNSKQAQAIWGHFHSLEEPAEDHK
- a CDS encoding OmpA family protein → MKRFPVAAAIILTGTLAFTAGCTTKKTVARETAPLINKTNELDDLTAKTTRGIKDLDARTTQGLNDVNSKSAAADQKAQAAQQSADQASQAANTAMTGVNTLSNQVANLDNYHAVVETTVHFGFDKADLTQKAKDALDKLAAEIPNTKGYIVAVDGNTDSVGPSDYNYQLSQRRARAVIQYLAAEHQVPAHKIYVIGLGKDKPVAKNNTREGRAENRRVDVKLMTNVVGAQEAQAPAQAPTTAQQ
- a CDS encoding NifB/NifX family molybdenum-iron cluster-binding protein, with the translated sequence MKVAVATTDGTLLSQHFGRSMGFVIFDVEGKDFHRRELRANNHTPHAQGQCGHHDGQHHGEHQGTHHHNSIVELLSDCSFVLCGGMGAGAVSALRANGIQPVMVRGAHSVEDAMTAHLKGNAAIMETGACDHSHA
- a CDS encoding helix-turn-helix transcriptional regulator; its protein translation is MPRRGCPRHGADHPCTCAMGNIYRFIEPVLLLILKEKGHSYGYELSERLGDHALTDAQVERAALYRTLRTLEANGYVTSRWNTQNGGPARRVYSLTKTGHAHLGEWAEVMERLGDAMKTFSKKAARNGR